AGCTCCTTTTCAGCCCAACTTGTCCAGGTCCTGAAACTTGCATCTCATTTGAGGAAGCAGCCTAATCCACTACTTAATTCCATTTTACACATCCGATTCCCTCTCCCAGATCCATACAGTGCGTGCATTAATGATTAAACTATCTTACATGCCCTGTGTCTTCATTGAAATTACTTTGAATCCACTCGCTGCTTCATAAGTTCCCCTCCTCAGTTAGCTTAGCCgccttttcctccttcagtTCAACAGGAGTTACGTGTGCCCTCATTTTCACCCTGTGTTTCAGCAACTTCTCAATCCCAAATGTTTTCCCCCTCCATATATCCATCCTCTAGCTTTTTTAAGGCAGAATTGCCTTGGGGTGAACTTGGTCCCCTGGCTGCAGCTTCTTACGGTCGATATTGAAACGTATACAAAGCCCCCCTATCCTTGACTCCCCTCTTCTGTATTCAGATGCCTCGGGATCACTTGTTCCAGTTCCACCTGGTTGCCATGGTCCTGACCTACTCCGGTCCTTGTATGACTTGGGTGTTACAGTCAATTCCTTAATCCCTACTACCTACTGTGCTAATATCTATCTGTTAACTGATCATCTGATTCATTATTCTAACGGCCGCTATCTGAGCTAAGACACTTTCCACCCCTGGTTACTCTCAGGTGAACGGCACACAAGTACTTTTCATATCTATTGTGTAAATTGGCGGTGCATTctacaaattaaattttgttaattcAGTGGTTgcattaacaaattaaatctgTGAAAAAGGTGCTAAAGCTCCTCACACCATTTATTCTCTTCACGTATCTATaaagtgtgtattatttaaagGCTTATCAGTTTTAGAAGTATCACCATCCTTAGTCCTGTGTATCCAACTAAGTGGCCATTTGATATCTAACTAAATTCACAGTTCGTATCTAACTAAGTAGCGTATTGTTACTTTAGCCTCCTCTTCGGGTGTAAAATCGTTTATTATATCAAATTCGCGTCTAATCTGTTCCGGCGTTTTCCCCTTTATCATCGATGCCACTTTTGCACAGGTTAAGTCTAACAGCGGCTTAATGTCCAAAAAGTTCTCTGCCTACGTTTCCAATATTCAGCGCCAGTATTACAGGGTGTACAGACgttgtgtgtataaaaaatactagCTAGGTTCAGTATGGTTAACCGGGTGAAAGAGCTAgccaaaaataaaaagtatactaattaaataataattgcACTCAGTAACAGCTGTAAATATCTAATTCGCTGTGCTTACGAGTATCAGTTCGAATAAAAACTCCTTATCTACGTTCACAAATTCATAATCCCATTCTGAGACCACCTACACATCCATGATCGTAACAGCGAGTACTAGCAGTGCCGGGCGAATTAAATACAGAAACATGTACTACTTCGCCATAGCtgctatttatttatctactgCGTGTATTTGCCTAATACCTCGTTAAGCTGGGATGACTTTAACGGCTGCGGAATTTGAGTCGGGGGATTGTTGTAATGATGCTTGCAATATTcgattattttattcaaaacGTTCGTTTTTATATTCGGCAGCGGTATGGGCTCGTTATCATCATCAATATCTGCAAATTGGCAGTTAATTTCTCTATTTACTGGCAGAAATTATGGTGGCAATTACAACTAGTAATTGGCCATAACTTCAACCAATCGGCAATATTCAGGCctattgtatataatagtGTCTAAagattaataatttaccggttaaaatgttttttatgACGTTGCTCATGCAAATTACATCTCTATTTACTGTACAGGAAACACCCTCTGCGGAGACGAGTGTAACAATCTTCTTCGAAGAAGTCatgttatattttatatattcatacaatttaaattaaaataacgCCGATTTAGCAATATTTCGCATATGGAGTGAAGCtagttataaataatagtggCTAGTGCCTTCCCACAATTGTTTAAAACCAGCTTAAtcactaatttatttttaataaatttttactattgtgtgttttacattaactttttatttttcaaatattttatattcaattCTGGTCAATATGAATCAATTTCATTatcaaaatgtgtatagaaGACCCATATGgcatttaattattaataaatttctttattattttcattaataacctaaaaatataaaatatttcattaataaatgttaattgAACCTTCagatattttaatttatcatttaaaatcctttttaaatttcatttaCTATTCATCcttaatttgtattattacaCCTCTTCATAACTACCAATTAttaattgaaaatataccTGTAATCATATGTTTTTACCTGTGTGTACACTTATAAACTTATGCCTATgcataaatatacatatatctAAACttgtatgtatatgtgtatacatataccAGTCACATACGCGTACCAACCCCTGAGCCAGTATATATAGGTAGGAACGTGCACACTGATACGACAATTCGCCCGTATATACACTAATGCTCAATAGTCTATGTGTGTGTgcttatatatgtattacaTTATGCTTTTCTCTTTCTAAATGAGTTAATGAAGGCGTTCTGGTTATGTGGTGATATTAGGGCGTGGAATGAGATATAAAGTCCGTGTAACGCCACTTTGGATAGTGTGAATGCAACGAATCGGTTAAATGAGTTCAAATTAAGTGCGTCAGTCTCTATACATCAAAATTAATCATGATGCATAAAATAGCTATTAAGCCTGTATCTGTTAAACTATATCCTGTAAGTTAACTATATTCCAATGTATCTAATCAACGCCCTATCTAATATCTACCTGTCTGTCAATCTGTATAGCTATCTACCTGTCTGTCAATCTGTATAGCTATCTACCTGTCTACCTGTCTATCTAGCTATTTACCTATATAACCACCCGTCTAGATATTTAACTATCTGACCATATCTGTCTacatgtgtgtatgtatatcTGTCTACacgtgtgtgtatatacgtgtgtgtacaaatatatCTAGTCTGTAAATATGCTTTTACTTTCATCCATCGTCGTTgctctcttcttccttgTGTCCTTTTCCAGCTGCTGGTTTACTCTTTCTTGGACCTTTACTGGATCGTCATCCTCCAGATCATGAAGACTTTCAAACAGTTCACCTACATTACGTATCAGCATACACCGCAGAGACAATAATGCTCCATCTACTATCACCATATGGCCTAAATTCACCTACTTACTGTAGGTGCTACTCTCTCTATCTTCCTCTCAGCCTATTGTGTAACTAGCTACTACCGTCTGAAGTTTAACCTACCTAAGTTTAGTGAAAACTGCTTCTCGGCCTCCAACTCCTCGTGGACCAGTGCTTCCAACTCCTTCTTTCCTCTGAAAAAGTCCCTGGGGTCCGGAACTCTGCAGGTCACCAGCGTCAGCGGCCCGTAGGAGTGCACTTGCCTCTCAAAGTTGGTCCTGAGCACCTTTGTCGacttgttgaacaggtaGTATGGGAGCAAGAACTCGCACAGGAAGACCAGCACCACCGTCAGTCCCTTGAGGAGTCTGAAAGGCGTCATGTTTCCGCTTCTGAGCACCGTTTCAAAGTTGTTGAAGTCCTTGAGTGTCAGCTTCTGCGGGTGCTTCTTCGTCAGCTTAAAGTTTACTTTGTCAAAGAGCTCGCCCAGCTTCGTGAAGGTGTACCTCAACAGGTCGCAGAGCCCGTGTACCAGCACTACGATGAGCAGCAGGTGCACTCTAAATCTCGGTGCTGGCGCATTCAGCAAGAAACTGACAGAGCCATCCGACATTTtgtttgttaatttatttgtttgtttatcagtttatttatttatttgttagtttgtttatttgtttatttatttatttgttagtttgtttatttgttagtttgtttatttatttattttttttatttgttagaTTGTTTGTTTAATCGAACAACTAATCTACCAGACAATGTGTCACGTTTACTTTTTCTACGTGTTTTTTGTAGGACCAACTACTGTTGCTAATTCTACTTAATTATCTATAAGTCAGCAGCTATGCAACTTAATGTGCGCTTCCTGCTGTGGTCTGCTGCCTTATttgcttatttatttccagTAGCTGGCTGTTGAGTCCGCCTAACTTTGCCACCAACTGGTTCTTTACCGACTCAAGCTTCGGCAAGTCGTTTTTGGATGAGTCCCTCTCTGCTTCCAGTTCTTTGTGCAACTCCGGTTTGTTACGAAGAACTAGCCTATACGACATAGTTACTGACTATTCACGCCGACCATAtgtgctgctgctggaaacTACCTACCTACCAACTTCTACGTATTAACTTACAGTCTTGAAACTTGCTTATATACCTTTTTACTCTCGTCAACACTGTCAAGCTGCACATTTTATGAGTACAAACTGCGATAATACTTAAATATCTATTACGTATACTAAaatatcagcttcttcaacTTACCGATTCGAGAGCTACTTGtgcctttttattttttatcttctggTTGTTTATGTGCTTGTTTATCTTAACtatttgattatttaaaaccTCGATTTGACCTTGCGTTTCTTGCAGGATTTGAAATTGCTAATCAATTTATTAGTCTACTTTTAATGAAGCTGAATAGTCACCAAGGCCTGGCtcacataaacataaactACGTATCTGTATACAAAATACTATGCCAATTACTCTCAGCGTATTGTTGGAATCACTATTTTCCATTAAGTGAATCTTCCGTTAGTGAGGTGGCCAGTTTATTCATTAACTAATTAATGAATCCggtattttgttaaaatttctTCAATTGACTTCCAACTGTTTGGcttaataattatttatcaaaTGAACTCTCGAACTCAATTGTCTCTCCAGTACATCCCCATTCCATACACAACATCTAACAATTATCTCTATATAACTCCAATTTTTTCCCAATCCCAGCATACAATACACAAATGAATCACAAATGCTATTTAGCAGCATATAAACTCAATTTAGTTACAATATTACTCGGGAATTCCACACAATCACCCAATTAGGAATCCAGATCCATTGTGTCATCTTTCACCTTCTTACTGTTGCGATTTTTAACGAATTTTGTTTGTTCTGTGACCTTTAAGTGCGCCGTGGACTTCTAAACGTGAGATTAGTCGACAATCAACTCGTTGTGCACACATACACCCAGCTATCTGTTTAACCCCAATACGTAACTATGTTAACGTAAATAAGTACAATTACCCTTTCCGTTTCTAATCTCATTGACTCCGTATCCAACTGGTCTAACTTCAGCGGCAGTATATCCTTGTGtttctccagctccttctctGCTAAGCTCAGTTTCTTGGCCACCAAGTTCCTCCTCCTTTGCTTAAATAGCAACAGTTTACGAAGGTGTTCTACCTTCTCTGTCTGTTTTATCGCCTTGATGGCGTTGATGTACAAGTTTCTGTTGTATCTAACGGGCCTGTTCTTCCTCAGTTCCATCTCAATGTTTTCATCGTTGTTCAGCTCCTTGCCTGTAAAAcgatttatattaacagTTACATAAAAAGTGTACAGTAATAGCTGCTATATCTAGCTAATAGTGACAATAGGATATTTCTGGACCTTGCAAACGCCTATATGCCTTAGTCCATTTAATCTTCCTCGGATTATGTTTAGCCTTAAAGTGTTTATGGCATTTACTTGAGCAGAACCGAAAAATCTTTGAATCATTTCTAACAAAAACTATTCCATGTCCTAACAAATGATTAGTCAACGTTATCCATATTAGCAGATGTTAAGggtattttacttattctAACAAATGCACATCGtctaattttatattatatatctTATATAGTTAGaatctttaaaattgaGTCAAAATATTACCTGGATATACGTTACAGGAACACAGCCAACATTTAtcaattttcattttattttgttatacatttataagTGTTAGTGATTCACGTAAAgtattcaatattttatttgtggCACTGCCAGTAAAttgtgataaaaatattgcGATTAATCAAAACTTATAGTGAGTTGACTGGAGATTCCACATATTTTTCTAGTCcacaattttttaatagttgttttactttatttatttttttattaaaagataataattcaattattttaatattatttatcaattttaaactcgttttattatttatttatcgcAAACCAATCTACAATATGCCATTGTAGCTTTGTAATTATAAccatcaaatttattacaaaaataCTATAAATCACTcacaaatttacaaattaacataatacTATGGGACGACACCCTCAAATATACTTAGATGTCGCTGTTGGTTCCAATTTAAGTGGCAGAGTGGTTGTTGACTTTTTTACCAATTCCTCTGACCTACTCATAGAAAACTTTATTAAGCTTTGTTCTTCCTCAAAGCTTGGTTCAGGCGCCTCTGAATCTGCTTCTAATTCTGCTAAATTGGCTCCTGGATGGACTATTGTTAGAGGGCGTCCGAAGCTCCTAACATACCGAAACACCAGTGTTTTCAGGGTGATAAAGGGCGAATATATGCAATGCGGCGACGTAATAAACGACGACGGCACTGGCTACAAGTTTGACCTCTGTTTTAAGGACTATCCGAACACCAGATCCCACAGCCAGGCGGGGCTGGTGACGATGGTTAACTACCGAGGCTATTCCCCTAGCGGAAGCGATAAAAATGCAGATTCAGGTAATTTTAGTTTGTACTACTTATCATCATCCTTTTACCTGTAATTAGTGGAAAATTGACCATGTATATGCCTTAAACATACTTTAACAGTGTTTATACTCGTTAACTAACTCAAATTTACAGAATTTACAACAAACACATTCGGATCGCAATTCTGTATTCTGTTTGGTTCTTCTCGTTCATTTGATGGCAGATATTCAGTGATCGGAAGAGTGGTCTCTGGGATGGAGTTTGTTCGTGCAATTGAAAATGTGTCAGTTCACGCAAACGGCATGCCCAGAATTGAAGTGGCTTTCATTGACTGCGGAGTATTGGATCGCGTAGAAACAAAGTTGGTGAGTAAGGAGGTGAATGAACAGCGTCGCTTGTTGGAGGGGCTGATGGCTAGCGCTACCAGCGCTAGCGAGGGGTTGACAAAAACGGATGAGCAGGAAGGCATCTCAGCATATGAAGAGGTTAGATGTGCATACAGCGGTAAAGTAAAGAATAGGAGGAAGCCTGACCCTGAGAGTAGCAACACTTTGGGAAAGAGGCTGTTGGCAGAGTCCCTGAAGGGCGTAAAACATCACTACATCCCAACTCCCACCAGTGGCACTGAGTCTAGGGCCTTTTCACCAGATAAGGATGAGGTACCTGAACAAGAAGATAAGAGCGAACACACATATGATTTATTGGATGAAGCTGGTGACACACCAACGTCAGATGCTGAAGATAAAGAGTTATCGGATACTTCTCACCATGTGGAAGGTGAGGGGTCAGACGGTGATGTGGTgaaagaagaggaagtggATCCAATTACCCTGAGGCTAATGAAACTAACTGGTAAAATAAGTGAGTGCAGTAGGTTGAACAAGAAAGAAGTAATTCTGGAAGACAAACTGAAATCAAACCCTAGATTAGCTAGAAGCCTCAAGTCCACATTAACAAGTAGTCCTAAGGCCACTGAGGCCACGGGAGTCGGTCTGACGAGTGAAGGACCAGAGGAATCAAGTAAGCAAGGAggagatgaagaagaggtgGTTAATATAAGACTCACCAAGGAGTTAAATGTAAGCATTTCATGGTAAAATAACAGTTATGTACCTTTAAATAGATAGGTATTTATTAATCTTACAAGCAATGACCCCTTACGCCGTATTTACACTCGAGTGTTACAATGGCTGGAGTGATgctatttttacatattattgGTGATATTGAAATGTAGATGCCTGCGATGGTTGTGGAACGTGTGAATAAgatagaaaaaaagaaaagtaaaaataaatcgtTTGGATGGAATGTGTTTAATCAGGATGCCTTATACAGGGCACACAAAAAAAGGTACGGGTTCCCCTaatagttatttacatatccGGTACTCATATTCATAATATATAGACACATGTGTAACGATTTATAGGCTTAAAGAAACGGGATTTAACCACGTGCTCTACGAAAAACAGAAGCAGCAACTGGGGGGAACCTTCTATGAACCAACAATTGTCAACCATGAAGCCTCAGAAACTAATAAGGACCTAGTAGTTAAAAACGttgaaaaacaatataaaaaacGAGACCAATTTAGCAGAAGAAGGACGTACGATGATGACGCGCAGGATATATCGTACATCAACGAGAGAAACAGAATGTTTAACAAGAAGTTGGACCGTTCATTTGGAGCGTACTCAGAGGAGATAAAGCGAAATTTGGAGCGCGGAACAGCACTATAATATGTATGGAGCACATAggtacattttatatactaCATTAGGTGTTTACACCCAGTTTGTGAATCAACCCGATTTACAAACCTTACTGCATTCAGTATTTAAGTGTGTGTTACGTGAGTTAAGCCCATATGAGAGTGATAACCTTAATTTAGAAGGTCGGCAATATGGTACACACTTTGTGGTGAGTGAGGATGTGATACTGAAGGCCAGGTTATGTTAAGAGTTTGATAGTTGTGTTGTACCAATAGATACCATAAACAACGACTAAAGTAACTATTAAAACTACTCCTGCTGCAACACAACCAACAATCAGCCATATAGGTAAAGTTTCCTCTTT
The sequence above is a segment of the Theileria orientalis strain Shintoku DNA, chromosome 3, complete genome genome. Coding sequences within it:
- a CDS encoding uncharacterized protein (prefoldin domain containing protein), which gives rise to MENSDSNNTLRQFQILQETQGQIEVLNNQIVKINKHINNQKIKNKKAQVALESLDSVDESKKVYKQVSRL
- a CDS encoding sulfur metabolism negative regulator encodes the protein MTSSKKIVTLVSAEGVSCTVNRDVICMSNVIKNILTDIDDDNEPIPLPNIKTNVLNKIIEYCKHHYNNPPTQIPQPLKSSQLNEVVSEWDYEFVNVDKEFLFELILAENFLDIKPLLDLTCAKVASMIKGKTPEQIRREFDIINDFTPEEEAKVTIRYLVRYEL
- a CDS encoding 60S ribosomal protein L24 encodes the protein MKIDKCWLCSCNVYPGHGIVFVRNDSKIFRFCSSKCHKHFKAKHNPRKIKWTKAYRRLQGKELNNDENIEMELRKNRPVRYNRNLYINAIKAIKQTEKVEHLRKLLLFKQRRRNLVAKKLSLAEKELEKHKDILPLKLDQLDTESMRLETERKSTAHLKVTEQTKFVKNRNSKKVKDDTMDLDS
- a CDS encoding uncharacterized protein (mRNA splicing factor SYF2 family protein), coding for MGRHPQIYLDVAVGSNLSGRVVVDFFTNSSDLLIENFIKLCSSSKLGRPKLLTYRNTSVFRVIKGEYMQCGDVINDDGTGYKFDLCFKDYPNTRSHSQAGLVTMVNYRGYSPSGSDKNADSEFTTNTFGSQFCILFGSSRSFDGRYSVIGRVVSGMEFVRAIENVSVHANGMPRIEVAFIDCGVLDRVETKLVSKEVNEQRRLLEGLMASATSASEGLTKTDEQEGISAYEEVRCAYSGKVKNRRKPDPESSNTLGKRLLAESLKGVKHHYIPTPTSGTESRAFSPDKDEVPEQEDKSEHTYDLLDEADGDVVKEEEVDPITLRLMKLTGKISECSRLNKKEVILEDKLKSNPRLARSLKSTLTKESSKQGGDEEEVVNIRLTKELNMPAMVVERVNKIEKKKSKNKSFGWNVFNQDALYRAHKKRLKETGFNHVLYEKQKQQLGGTFYEPTIVNHEASETNKDLVVKNVEKQYKKRDQFSRRRTYDDDAQDISYINERNRMFNKKLDRSFGAYSEEIKRNLERGTAL